A stretch of the Rhodospirillales bacterium genome encodes the following:
- a CDS encoding FxsA family protein, producing MILFLVFIIVPIVEIAILIQVGGLIGGWETVAIVILTAMAGTALFRTQGFRVLARAEETLSKGAFPAEELFDGICILVAGILLLTPGFVTDAMGLALLVPGLRGLIGRFVWQAITRSGHTHVYGQWSGPTSGQPHQADHPHDDDAIEGQFHEVPPVHPEIHKRKPGDET from the coding sequence ATGATCCTTTTTCTCGTATTTATCATCGTCCCCATCGTCGAAATCGCCATCCTGATCCAGGTTGGCGGATTGATCGGTGGCTGGGAAACCGTCGCCATTGTCATCCTGACTGCCATGGCAGGAACAGCCCTGTTCCGCACCCAGGGGTTCCGGGTTCTGGCCAGAGCCGAAGAAACCCTTTCAAAAGGGGCCTTTCCAGCGGAAGAACTTTTCGATGGCATCTGTATTCTGGTCGCTGGCATTTTGTTGTTAACCCCCGGTTTTGTCACCGACGCAATGGGGTTGGCCCTTCTTGTGCCGGGCCTTCGGGGTTTAATTGGCCGCTTTGTCTGGCAAGCCATTACGCGATCTGGCCACACCCATGTTTATGGACAATGGTCCGGACCCACGTCCGGGCAACCCCATCAGGCCGATCACCCACATGATGATGATGCCATTGAAGGACAATTCCACGAGGTTCCCCCGGTTCATCCGGAAATTCACAAAAGAAAACCTGGGGATGAAACCTAA
- the secB gene encoding protein-export chaperone SecB, producing MADAPEAGLNGDASGSQNGSQDAIQGAEPMVHAHAQYIKDFSFENPDALDSIDESGDAPEVSFNCAVESRKLSDATHEVVLKFEGKAMRGEKALFLVALDYAGLFTFDNVPPEHEDGVINVHCPTMLFPFARNIIANVTRDGGYPQLLIDIIDFNAMYAASLAENTGQPENTET from the coding sequence ATGGCTGATGCACCAGAAGCTGGATTAAACGGAGACGCCAGCGGGTCACAAAACGGATCACAGGACGCGATACAGGGCGCAGAGCCAATGGTTCATGCCCATGCCCAGTACATCAAGGATTTTTCCTTTGAAAATCCAGATGCCCTGGACTCGATTGATGAATCCGGAGACGCCCCAGAGGTCAGTTTTAATTGTGCCGTCGAATCACGCAAACTGTCCGATGCCACCCATGAGGTCGTCCTGAAATTCGAAGGAAAAGCGATGCGCGGGGAAAAAGCCCTGTTTCTGGTCGCCCTTGATTATGCCGGGTTGTTCACCTTCGACAACGTGCCGCCTGAACATGAAGATGGCGTCATCAACGTCCATTGCCCAACCATGCTGTTTCCCTTTGCCAGAAACATCATTGCCAATGTCACCCGCGATGGCGGTTATCCACAATTGTTAATTGATATCATCGATTTCAACGCCATGTACGCCGCAAGTCTGGCGGAGAATACGGGACAGCCTGAAAACACCGAAACCTGA
- the dnaQ gene encoding DNA polymerase III subunit epsilon, with translation MREIVLDTETTGLDPNAGDRIVEIACIELVNRMPTGNHYQVYVNPERDMPDGAFRIHGLSADFLSQHPIFADCVDGFLEFIEDSDFVIHNAEFDLKFLNSELKIAGLPTLESHGVTDTVRLARRKFPGAPANLDALCKKFGIDNSARTVHGALLDAELLAEVYLELMGGRQAGLGLGNEAKTETNESGPATRVNREPRSHHASDAETKAHATFVEGLKNPIWKS, from the coding sequence ATGCGTGAAATCGTTCTGGATACGGAAACAACGGGCCTGGACCCGAACGCTGGGGACCGCATCGTTGAAATAGCTTGTATCGAGCTGGTCAATCGGATGCCCACGGGCAACCACTATCAGGTTTACGTCAATCCTGAACGCGACATGCCCGATGGGGCCTTTCGAATTCACGGACTTTCCGCAGACTTTTTGTCACAACACCCCATTTTTGCCGATTGTGTTGATGGCTTTCTGGAATTTATCGAAGATTCCGATTTTGTGATTCACAACGCTGAATTTGATCTGAAGTTTCTCAATTCAGAGCTGAAAATAGCGGGCCTGCCAACGCTCGAAAGCCACGGTGTCACCGATACAGTGCGCCTGGCTCGGCGTAAGTTTCCAGGCGCACCTGCCAATCTGGATGCGTTGTGTAAAAAATTCGGTATCGATAATTCTGCGCGAACGGTTCATGGCGCATTATTAGATGCGGAATTATTGGCCGAAGTTTATCTGGAACTTATGGGTGGACGCCAAGCAGGCCTTGGGCTTGGCAATGAAGCCAAAACAGAAACCAACGAAAGTGGCCCGGCGACAAGGGTCAATCGCGAACCGCGTTCCCATCACGCATCCGATGCAGAAACCAAAGCCCATGCAACGTTTGTAGAGGGTTTAAAAAACCCAATCTGGAAGAGCTGA
- the coaE gene encoding dephospho-CoA kinase (Dephospho-CoA kinase (CoaE) performs the final step in coenzyme A biosynthesis.) — translation MASKTKTTRMLGLTGSIGMGKSTAANMLRAMKVPVFSADAYVHGLLGVGGGAVPLIAKAFPKAVIENAVSRDILGKLVFDDDVALARLESILHPMVRDGERRFIFCQNMARATVAVLEIPLLFETGGETLCDGVAVLTAPAFIQKQRVLARKGMNQARFEAIRRRQMGETEKCSRADFVIPTGLGRARTFIALENVVKKMKHQNGGRGL, via the coding sequence ATGGCGTCAAAGACAAAAACAACCAGAATGCTGGGGCTGACCGGCTCTATTGGGATGGGCAAATCAACGGCGGCCAATATGCTGCGGGCAATGAAGGTTCCGGTCTTCAGCGCTGATGCGTATGTGCATGGTCTTTTGGGCGTTGGCGGTGGGGCGGTGCCGCTCATTGCCAAGGCTTTTCCAAAGGCCGTCATTGAAAATGCCGTTTCGCGGGACATCCTTGGCAAGCTTGTTTTTGATGATGACGTCGCCCTTGCGCGGCTGGAATCAATCCTGCACCCAATGGTGCGGGATGGAGAAAGGCGCTTTATATTTTGCCAAAATATGGCGCGTGCAACCGTGGCGGTCCTTGAAATTCCCCTTTTGTTTGAAACCGGCGGGGAAACGCTTTGTGATGGGGTGGCGGTATTGACGGCACCCGCTTTTATTCAAAAACAAAGGGTCTTGGCACGCAAAGGGATGAACCAGGCGCGCTTTGAAGCAATTAGACGACGCCAAATGGGGGAAACAGAAAAATGTTCCCGCGCCGATTTTGTGATTCCCACTGGTTTGGGCCGAGCGCGGACTTTTATCGCTTTGGAAAATGTTGTAAAAAAAATGAAGCATCAAAATGGCGGTAGAGGCTTATAG
- a CDS encoding shikimate dehydrogenase: protein MTISGKAKLAGVLGWPVAHSLSPRLHNYWLEHYGIDGAYVPLAVSPDHFAQTLRVLAQSGFEGVNVTVPHKEAALKAVDEADEAARRIGAVNTVRFDGGTLIGTNTDILGFTRNLAHHCPDFDASIGPAMVIGGGGAARAVVAGLLDLGAPEVRIVNRTLARAEALAISLGSQTGSNIRVVNWVERNHTLEDAAIVVNTTTQGMVGQGPLDLDLNHLDPKAAVCDIVYNPMETPLLAAARVRGNPVAGGLGMLLHQAQPGFASWFGVEPEVTEALHAFVADGIG from the coding sequence ATGACCATCAGTGGCAAGGCAAAACTGGCAGGCGTTCTGGGCTGGCCCGTGGCCCATTCCCTATCGCCCAGGCTTCATAATTACTGGCTGGAACACTATGGCATCGATGGCGCCTATGTGCCTTTGGCTGTGTCGCCGGATCATTTTGCACAAACCCTGCGGGTATTGGCGCAATCAGGATTTGAGGGGGTGAATGTCACCGTGCCCCATAAAGAAGCCGCCCTTAAAGCAGTTGACGAAGCCGATGAAGCAGCAAGGCGCATCGGGGCCGTTAACACGGTTCGGTTTGATGGCGGCACCTTGATCGGCACCAATACGGACATCCTTGGTTTCACCCGAAACCTTGCTCATCATTGCCCGGATTTTGACGCGAGCATAGGCCCAGCAATGGTCATTGGCGGCGGCGGTGCGGCCCGGGCTGTGGTGGCCGGTCTATTGGATTTGGGCGCACCTGAAGTGCGGATTGTTAATCGGACTCTGGCCCGCGCTGAAGCGCTGGCAATCAGTCTTGGTTCGCAAACAGGATCAAATATCCGGGTTGTCAATTGGGTGGAGCGTAATCACACCCTTGAAGATGCCGCCATTGTCGTCAACACCACGACCCAAGGTATGGTGGGCCAAGGACCGCTAGATCTGGATTTAAATCACCTGGACCCAAAAGCTGCGGTTTGTGACATTGTTTACAACCCAATGGAAACCCCCCTGTTGGCCGCCGCGCGTGTCCGGGGAAACCCGGTGGCAGGGGGTTTGGGCATGCTTTTGCATCAGGCCCAGCCGGGGTTTGCCAGCTGGTTTGGGGTTGAACCCGAGGTTACGGAAGCACTGCATGCCTTCGTTGCTGATGGGATCGGTTAA
- the maf gene encoding septum formation protein Maf, translating into MTKNNAPSLILASSSTVRRTLLENAGVSFQVIPANVDEDAIKQSMFADNAKAIDAALVLANLKAVRVSNQTPDALVIGADQILDMDGVWFDKPPDMDHARSHLLKLRGRSHELATAVSIFRNGQQIWHHLESPKLIMRDFSDEFLDRYLEETGDQLLNSVGAYQLERHGVQLFSTIEGDFFSILGLPLLAVLHFLRDHNLVQS; encoded by the coding sequence ATGACCAAAAATAACGCACCCTCACTTATCCTTGCATCAAGCAGCACCGTACGGCGGACCCTTTTGGAAAATGCCGGAGTTTCGTTTCAGGTTATTCCAGCAAATGTCGATGAAGATGCTATTAAGCAATCGATGTTTGCTGATAATGCCAAGGCCATTGATGCAGCACTTGTCCTTGCTAATTTGAAGGCGGTCAGGGTTTCCAATCAAACCCCGGACGCTCTGGTGATCGGGGCGGATCAAATTCTGGATATGGATGGCGTCTGGTTTGACAAGCCCCCTGATATGGATCATGCAAGAAGCCATCTGTTGAAACTTCGGGGTCGTTCCCATGAATTGGCAACCGCCGTTTCAATCTTCAGGAATGGTCAACAGATATGGCATCATCTGGAAAGCCCAAAATTGATCATGCGGGATTTCAGCGATGAATTTTTAGACCGCTATCTGGAAGAAACAGGGGATCAATTGCTTAATTCAGTTGGGGCCTATCAATTGGAACGCCATGGGGTACAATTATTCTCGACAATAGAAGGCGATTTTTTTTCCATTCTTGGGCTGCCACTCTTGGCGGTTCTACACTTTTTGCGTGATCATAACTTGGTGCAATCATGA
- a CDS encoding uroporphyrinogen decarboxylase, producing MSLSDKPLLSALRGNVQSVPPVWLMRQAGRYLPEYMETRSKSENFLQFCYSPELAIEATLQPIRRFDLDGAIIFSDILVIPDALGQKVGFQPGRGPVLEALESPEAVLKLSKESVRNHLKPVYEAIRGVKAALPPKTTMIGFAGAPWTIASYMIEGGASKDYATLKSWAFGNPDGLSALFDILVDAIGDHLCAQIEAGAEVVQIFDSWAGILPAELFEPWCVMPIRRIAEIVKRAHPDVPILAFPNRCAFGYEQIANLENIDGVSIDSTVPLEFARDHIQPNATVQGNLDPILLVTGNEPMRAEARRIMNCLASKPFIFNLGHGIIPITPPDHVADLIEEIRKWRA from the coding sequence ATGTCTTTATCTGATAAACCTTTGCTCTCTGCATTACGTGGAAACGTGCAATCAGTACCCCCTGTTTGGCTTATGCGCCAAGCCGGAAGGTATCTTCCTGAATATATGGAAACCAGATCGAAGTCTGAGAATTTTCTACAATTTTGTTATTCACCAGAGTTAGCGATTGAAGCAACCTTGCAACCCATTCGTCGTTTTGATCTGGATGGTGCCATCATTTTTTCTGATATTTTGGTGATCCCTGATGCACTGGGACAAAAAGTAGGTTTTCAGCCAGGACGTGGGCCGGTGTTAGAAGCACTGGAATCACCAGAGGCGGTTTTAAAACTTTCAAAAGAGAGTGTTCGAAATCATTTAAAGCCGGTCTATGAAGCCATTCGGGGTGTTAAAGCAGCGTTGCCCCCAAAGACGACGATGATTGGCTTTGCCGGCGCTCCCTGGACCATTGCGTCCTACATGATTGAGGGTGGTGCATCGAAAGATTATGCAACCTTGAAGTCGTGGGCATTTGGAAATCCAGATGGATTATCTGCATTATTTGATATCTTGGTTGATGCCATTGGCGATCATCTTTGTGCTCAAATCGAAGCCGGTGCCGAAGTGGTGCAAATTTTTGATAGCTGGGCTGGAATTTTGCCAGCGGAATTATTTGAACCCTGGTGTGTCATGCCCATCAGGCGAATTGCCGAAATTGTAAAACGCGCCCACCCTGATGTTCCTATTCTTGCTTTTCCAAACCGTTGTGCATTTGGGTATGAACAGATCGCAAATCTTGAAAACATAGATGGTGTTTCAATCGACTCGACCGTTCCGCTGGAATTTGCCCGCGATCACATCCAACCAAACGCGACGGTTCAGGGTAATCTTGATCCAATTTTACTGGTGACCGGGAATGAACCGATGCGAGCCGAGGCCCGCAGAATTATGAATTGTCTGGCATCAAAACCCTTTATCTTTAATCTGGGCCACGGCATTATTCCAATCACACCGCCCGATCATGTGGCGGATTTGATTGAAGAAATTCGTAAATGGCGCGCTTAA
- the hemH gene encoding ferrochelatase, protein MARLKKIGIVLFNLGGPDGPDAIKPFLFNLFNDPDIIRLPQPIRWGVAKLISHRRAPTARIIYDEIGGGSPIVAETQAQVRALENYLHQSSPDISWKASIAMRYWHPFSGEAARELLDFDPDQIILLPLYPQYSGTTTASSVKDWKKAAKTAGLDVPTRQICCYPEFPDFIRAHCTLIAKGLDEAWKKVGPNQRLRLLLSAHGLPKRVIDAGDPYAHQVEKTAFAIKQGLGTALDNVETVVCYQSRVGPLEWIGPPTDGEIRRAADAGAGIVIAPIAFVSEHAETLVELDIEYAKLARDMGAPCYIRTPTPGIEPDFIRALGSLVEKAAGSDQMILDNAWISGGGCGTAFKDCPLRDAPSTL, encoded by the coding sequence ATGGCGCGCTTAAAAAAAATAGGCATTGTCCTGTTTAATCTTGGCGGTCCCGATGGGCCTGATGCCATTAAGCCATTTCTGTTCAATCTGTTTAATGATCCAGACATTATCCGCCTACCCCAACCCATCCGATGGGGGGTGGCGAAACTGATTTCTCATCGCCGCGCCCCGACAGCCCGGATTATTTATGATGAAATCGGCGGCGGGTCTCCCATCGTTGCCGAGACGCAAGCCCAGGTCCGGGCGCTTGAAAACTATCTTCATCAATCTTCCCCGGATATTTCGTGGAAGGCATCCATCGCCATGCGCTATTGGCATCCATTTTCGGGAGAAGCTGCCCGTGAATTGCTGGATTTTGATCCGGATCAAATCATCTTGTTGCCCCTATACCCACAATATTCAGGGACAACGACTGCATCTTCGGTCAAAGATTGGAAAAAAGCTGCCAAAACGGCGGGCCTTGATGTGCCGACACGCCAGATTTGCTGTTATCCAGAATTTCCTGATTTTATTCGTGCCCATTGCACCCTGATTGCCAAGGGTCTTGATGAAGCCTGGAAAAAAGTGGGGCCAAATCAACGGCTACGCCTTTTGCTATCTGCCCATGGATTGCCAAAACGGGTGATCGATGCGGGCGATCCCTATGCCCATCAGGTGGAAAAGACCGCTTTTGCCATCAAACAAGGCTTAGGCACAGCGCTGGACAATGTTGAAACCGTAGTTTGTTACCAAAGCCGGGTTGGGCCTTTGGAATGGATTGGCCCGCCGACCGATGGCGAAATCAGGCGCGCAGCCGATGCGGGGGCGGGCATTGTCATCGCACCCATTGCATTTGTGTCTGAACATGCAGAAACCTTGGTTGAATTGGACATCGAATATGCGAAATTGGCCCGCGATATGGGGGCGCCGTGTTATATTCGGACCCCGACACCCGGAATTGAACCCGATTTTATCCGGGCTTTGGGGTCTTTGGTGGAAAAGGCGGCTGGATCGGATCAGATGATTTTGGATAATGCTTGGATTTCGGGTGGCGGCTGTGGCACGGCATTTAAGGATTGTCCCTTGCGGGATGCACCATCCACCCTATAA
- the hemJ gene encoding protoporphyrinogen oxidase HemJ produces MVMDQLLTTFYPWIKSLHIIAVIAWMAGLLYLPRLFVYHAEVPADSDRSIMLKLMELRLLKLIMNPAMIAVFVLGGLLLATPGVISGAEYWWHLKIVLVIGLAALHMVMGAWRRAFDEDRNTRSAKFFRMMNEVPTVIMIGIIILVIVRPF; encoded by the coding sequence ATGGTTATGGATCAATTGCTTACCACCTTCTATCCGTGGATTAAATCCCTTCATATTATCGCTGTGATTGCCTGGATGGCAGGGCTGCTCTATTTGCCCAGATTGTTTGTTTACCACGCAGAGGTACCCGCCGATTCGGATCGATCCATCATGTTAAAACTCATGGAATTGCGGTTGCTTAAATTGATTATGAACCCGGCGATGATCGCTGTATTTGTCCTGGGTGGCCTTTTGCTGGCAACGCCCGGTGTGATCAGCGGCGCCGAATACTGGTGGCATTTAAAAATCGTTTTGGTCATCGGGTTGGCGGCCCTGCACATGGTGATGGGTGCGTGGCGCCGCGCCTTTGATGAGGATCGCAACACCCGGTCTGCAAAATTCTTCCGCATGATGAATGAGGTTCCGACTGTCATAATGATCGGAATTATTATTCTGGTTATTGTCCGGCCCTTCTGA
- the rho gene encoding transcription termination factor Rho translates to MNLQELKEKSPADLLACAEELEIENASTLRKQDMMFAILKALAENDTVITGIGVVEILQDGFGFLRSPESNYLPGPDDIYVSPSQIRRFGLRTGDTVEGEIRSPKDGERYFALLKVSQINFGDPEEVRHRINFDNLTPLYPDERLSMEMDDPTLKDPTPRVIDLICPVGKGQRALIVAPPRTGKTVMLQNIAHSIAKNHPDCYLIVLLIDERPEEVTDMARTVKGEVVSSTFDEPATRHVQVTEMVLEKAKRLVEHKRDVVILLDSITRLARAYNTVVPSSGKVLTGGVDANALQRPKRFFGAARNIEEGGSLTIIATALVDTGSRMDEVIFEEFKGTGNSEIILDRKLSDKRSFPSIDITRSGTRKEELLVDQGTLSKMWVLRRILMPMGVVDAMEFLLDKLKASKNNDDFFDSMNT, encoded by the coding sequence ATGAACCTTCAAGAACTTAAAGAAAAATCCCCGGCTGATCTTTTGGCCTGTGCCGAAGAGTTGGAAATTGAAAACGCCTCAACTTTGCGCAAGCAAGACATGATGTTTGCCATCCTGAAGGCGCTTGCAGAAAACGACACGGTCATTACAGGGATTGGGGTGGTTGAAATTCTTCAAGATGGTTTTGGTTTTCTGCGTTCACCAGAATCAAATTATCTGCCAGGTCCCGATGATATTTATGTATCCCCATCCCAGATCAGGCGTTTTGGATTAAGAACTGGCGACACAGTTGAAGGCGAAATTCGATCCCCCAAAGATGGCGAACGGTATTTTGCCCTTTTGAAAGTGTCTCAAATTAATTTTGGGGACCCCGAAGAGGTTCGCCATCGCATCAATTTTGATAATCTGACACCGCTTTATCCCGATGAGCGTTTGTCCATGGAAATGGATGATCCCACGCTCAAAGATCCGACCCCAAGGGTGATTGATCTGATCTGTCCCGTTGGCAAAGGCCAACGCGCCTTGATTGTCGCACCGCCGCGTACCGGTAAAACCGTGATGTTGCAAAACATTGCCCATTCCATCGCCAAGAATCATCCAGACTGTTATCTGATCGTTTTGTTGATTGATGAACGCCCGGAAGAAGTGACCGACATGGCGCGCACCGTTAAAGGCGAAGTCGTGAGCTCCACGTTTGATGAGCCTGCTACCCGCCATGTTCAGGTAACGGAAATGGTTTTGGAAAAAGCCAAGCGGCTGGTTGAACACAAACGCGACGTTGTGATTTTGCTAGATTCAATTACCCGTTTGGCACGCGCATACAACACGGTGGTGCCGTCTTCGGGGAAGGTTCTGACCGGTGGTGTTGATGCCAATGCCCTGCAGCGGCCCAAGCGTTTCTTTGGTGCCGCGCGTAACATTGAAGAAGGTGGGTCTTTGACCATCATCGCAACCGCGTTGGTAGATACCGGTTCGCGGATGGACGAAGTGATCTTTGAAGAATTCAAGGGCACGGGCAATTCGGAAATTATTCTTGATCGTAAGCTTTCCGACAAACGATCCTTCCCGTCTATCGACATTACCCGCTCAGGCACCCGCAAAGAAGAACTGCTGGTCGATCAGGGCACCCTTTCCAAGATGTGGGTGCTGCGTCGAATTCTGATGCCCATGGGCGTTGTCGATGCCATGGAATTTTTGTTGGATAAACTGAAGGCATCAAAGAACAACGACGATTTCTTTGATTCTATGAATACCTAA
- a CDS encoding quinone oxidoreductase, producing MVKAVRIHEYGGTDALVIDDIDISEPGAGEALVRHTAIGLNFIDTYHRTGLYKLPELPHTLGVEGSGVVEAIGDGVTDVAVGDRVAYGGGIGSYCERRVMAANRLVKLPDTISDEQGAAMMLQGMTARYLVRRTHPVKAGETILVHAAAGGVGLILCQWAKHLGATVIGTVSSDEKAELARNHGCDHPIIYTRENFLDRVREITDGKGLPVVYDSIGKDTWEDSLNCLHPLGMMVSFGNASGPVPPFPLLTLSQKGSLFVTRPTLIHYVAAREDLLVAATDLFDVVSKGVVKIEINQRYGLDEAAHAHGELEARRTTGSSILMP from the coding sequence ATGGTCAAAGCTGTTCGCATTCATGAATACGGCGGGACTGATGCCCTTGTCATAGACGACATTGATATTAGCGAACCCGGTGCCGGCGAAGCACTGGTCCGCCACACAGCCATCGGCCTTAATTTCATAGATACCTACCATCGCACCGGTCTCTACAAACTGCCCGAACTACCCCATACCCTTGGGGTGGAAGGTTCCGGTGTGGTTGAGGCCATAGGCGATGGCGTCACAGATGTCGCTGTTGGTGACCGGGTCGCCTATGGCGGTGGGATCGGATCATATTGTGAGCGCCGTGTTATGGCGGCCAACCGTCTGGTCAAACTGCCCGATACAATTTCCGATGAACAGGGCGCGGCCATGATGCTCCAAGGCATGACCGCACGGTATCTGGTTCGGCGCACCCATCCGGTTAAAGCCGGGGAAACCATTCTGGTCCATGCCGCCGCTGGCGGGGTTGGGCTGATTTTGTGCCAGTGGGCCAAACATTTGGGCGCCACCGTCATCGGCACCGTGTCATCGGACGAAAAAGCGGAACTGGCCCGAAACCACGGTTGTGATCACCCCATTATTTATACCCGCGAAAATTTTCTCGATCGGGTGCGTGAAATCACCGATGGCAAGGGCCTGCCGGTGGTTTACGATTCTATTGGCAAAGATACCTGGGAAGACTCCCTAAATTGTTTGCACCCCCTTGGCATGATGGTCAGCTTCGGCAACGCCTCAGGCCCAGTACCACCCTTTCCTCTACTGACACTTTCACAGAAAGGGTCTCTGTTTGTGACACGACCAACCCTTATCCATTACGTTGCCGCACGCGAAGACCTGTTGGTGGCCGCGACCGATCTTTTTGATGTCGTCAGCAAAGGTGTTGTGAAAATCGAAATCAACCAGCGCTATGGGCTTGATGAAGCCGCCCATGCACACGGGGAATTGGAAGCCCGGCGCACAACCGGTTCTTCGATCTTGATGCCATAA
- a CDS encoding dienelactone hydrolase family protein, producing the protein MPEITINAVDGGKFSTYLALPQKAPAPAIILVQEIFGVNDVMRTLADGFAAQGFITLCPDLFWRLKPGIQITDKTEVEMELAFDLYQEFDVPKGLLDIKATLDHIRRSEECTGKVGCVGYCLGGSLTYFVSTGTNIDVAVGYYGIGIEDGLGQAANITRPLMLHIAGNDDFVSPEAQALIKAELGKNDLVTLHSYPGAAHAFARLGGTTYNPETAAMANQRTLAFLKDNLD; encoded by the coding sequence ATGCCTGAAATCACAATTAATGCCGTAGATGGCGGAAAGTTTTCTACCTATCTGGCCCTTCCCCAAAAAGCCCCGGCCCCGGCCATCATTTTGGTTCAGGAAATATTTGGTGTTAATGACGTCATGCGCACCCTTGCCGATGGGTTTGCCGCTCAGGGATTCATTACCCTTTGCCCCGATCTTTTCTGGCGCCTAAAACCCGGCATCCAGATTACAGACAAAACAGAAGTAGAAATGGAATTGGCATTCGACCTTTATCAGGAATTTGATGTCCCAAAGGGTTTGTTGGACATCAAAGCGACCCTGGACCATATCCGCCGATCTGAGGAATGCACGGGAAAAGTCGGTTGTGTTGGCTATTGTCTGGGTGGATCGCTTACCTATTTCGTCTCTACCGGCACCAATATCGATGTCGCTGTCGGCTATTATGGGATTGGCATTGAAGACGGTCTGGGACAGGCCGCAAACATCACCCGCCCGTTGATGCTGCATATTGCTGGAAACGATGATTTCGTATCACCAGAAGCCCAGGCATTGATCAAAGCCGAACTTGGCAAAAATGATCTGGTGACGCTGCATTCATATCCCGGCGCTGCCCATGCCTTTGCCCGTCTCGGGGGCACCACATACAATCCAGAAACAGCGGCAATGGCAAATCAGCGAACCTTAGCATTTTTAAAAGATAATCTAGATTAG
- a CDS encoding methylated-DNA--[protein]-cysteine S-methyltransferase encodes MVSARKPGFTNQDPVSRLTVASPVGNLTLFETGGAITGLTWAVGKGLRNAKPTPVLADARKQIAAYFKGELKTFSLPMAPDGTQFQRKVWQGLSNIPFGKTLSYGALAKKISSSPRAVGGACGANPIPIIIPCHRVLGANGSLHGYSGHGGIETKALLLRLEGAPVSG; translated from the coding sequence ATGGTCTCTGCACGTAAACCCGGCTTCACGAATCAAGACCCCGTATCGCGGCTAACAGTGGCCAGCCCCGTTGGAAACCTGACACTGTTTGAAACGGGCGGAGCTATCACGGGGCTTACCTGGGCAGTGGGAAAAGGTTTGCGAAATGCAAAACCAACGCCGGTTTTAGCCGACGCACGAAAACAGATCGCCGCCTATTTCAAAGGAGAATTGAAAACGTTTTCCCTGCCCATGGCACCGGATGGCACACAATTCCAACGCAAGGTATGGCAAGGATTATCAAACATACCCTTTGGGAAAACGCTGTCTTATGGGGCATTGGCCAAAAAAATATCTTCAAGCCCGCGCGCCGTTGGCGGGGCCTGTGGGGCCAACCCCATTCCCATCATCATCCCGTGTCATCGCGTGCTTGGGGCAAATGGCTCCTTGCACGGATATTCAGGCCACGGGGGGATAGAAACAAAGGCCCTGCTTCTTCGTCTTGAAGGTGCGCCGGTGAGCGGCTAA